ATTTCGTTATTATCGTGAAGGCCAAGACTCTTATATGCCTATCCTAAAAAAGAGTAAAGACAAAATCAAAATCACTGGCATTGGACTTTTAAAAAAGGATAAGTATGTCGGAAAAATTGATCGACAAGATATGTTCGTATTTAAGGGGTTATTGGAAAAACATCGGTTAGATTCACACGAATTTAAAAGTAATAATGGATATGTAATGATCAATAATATACGCTCCAAGCCAACGTATACTGTAAATATAAAAGCTGGAAAGCCTTCCTTTTTAATTAAAGTAAAAATAGATGCACGCATCTTAGAACTTTCGAAACAAGTAAACCTAGAAAATAAACAGAACACAAAAAAAATATCACAAGAAGTTGAAAAAAGCTTAAATACTGAAGCCACAAAACTCATCAAAAAATTTAAATCTTTAAATGTTGATCCTCTTGGGCTAGGAGCTAAATTTAGACAACACTATCGACCATTTAAATTAGCAGAATGGAAAAAAATGTACAAAGACGTTCCTATCACAGTAAAATATGAAGTTGATATTACAAACTCCGGTGTAATCGAATAATATGAAATATAGTTTCCTCAAAATGTCAGATAATGATTGAACTCCTCTTCCGGGCATGATACAACGGAGAGAGGAGTTTTTTGATAATACTTACATAAAGAAAAAAGATATTTACGGGGGAGCTTATGTCTAAAAAGTTAGTAAAACCTATTTTAAATGGTATTCTGTTTCTCGGCGTCTTTTTATTTGCTCATACATACTTAAAAAATGTTTCATTTACACGTTATTTACTTGTTGTCGTACCGACGCTACTTGTTGGGATGTTCGGAATTGATCTCGCTTTATCATTTTTAATAAAGAAAGAAGAGTAGGGAAAGAACACCTTATTTTATAAGGTGTTTTTTTTATTAAACAATCTCCTTATGTTACAATAAAGTTCGGCACAAAACGTGAAAGGATGAAACAACATGGCTAACGAAAAAGGTTTAGATAAAGGATATGAACTTGTTGCAAAAATGCACGAGGTATTTGGACACCCTGTTACAGATGTACCAACAAAATTAACAGAAGAACGCGCAAAAATTCGCGCAAGCTTTATGCAAGAAGAGTTAGAGGAATTTTTAGAAGCTAATACTGTAGAAGATCAATATGATGCGTTAATTGACCTTATCTATTTCGCATTTGGAACATTTGCAGAAATGGGAGTTCGTCCCGATAAAGGCTTTGAAATTGTAAACAATGCAAATATGGCAAAACTATTCCCTGACGGAAAACCACGTTTCCGCGAAGGCGATGGCAAAATTTTAAAACCAGAAGGCTGGCAAGCACCAGAACCACAGTTACGTGCTGAAATTGAGCGTCAACGCCAAGAAGCATTAGCAAAAGCAGGGAAATAAGATTGAATAGGCTACCATTTGCGGGAAGTTAAGCCCCGCACTTATGTCTTATTTTTTCGAGCGAACGATATTTCGTGTCGAAACGCCGATATATCTGAAAAAGGAGCTCTCTTTATGAAGAGAGCTCCTTTTTGTTTATCCCGCATTAACGGGCAGTAATACCCCCACCTCAAAATTCGGTGAAAGCAAAGAAGTTAGGTGAGAGATAAACTGCCCGTAAAAGCCCGATTGGTGAGGGCTAATAATCAGTGGGGGATGAAGAGAACCCCCACTGATTAAAGTTTCACTTTATTTTTTCTTCTTTTCTGTCGGTTGACTTTGTTTAGCGAAATTAGATGAATCATCGAAATTCGGTTGCTTTTTACCAGCATTATTACTTCTACCTTTTCCCATATGTAATGCACCTCCTCTCCTCCTTACTATTCCCAAAATAAAAAATCCCCTTGCGTACAAGAGAATTTTTTTATGTTTTTTATTTACTCTATTAGTGTCCGTGTCCAGCATGCCCTGCCGCGCCCGCTGTTCCTGCAGTACTTCCTGCACTTCCCGCTCCGCCATACCATGTTTGCTGTTGTTGATGTTGTTGACCATGGNNNNNNNNNNNNNNNNNNNNNNNNNNNNNNNNNNNNNNNNNNNNNNNNNNNNNNNNNNNNNNNNNNNNNNNNNNNNNNNNNNNNNNNNNNNNNNNNNNNNCCATGATGTTGATGCTGGCCATGGTGTTGATGCTGACCATGGTGTTGATGCTGACCATGGTGTTGATGCTGACCATGGTGTTGATGCTGACCATGGTGTTGATGCTGACCATGGTGTTGTGTTTGATATAAAACAGCCTGTGGATGAATTTGATGGTGACCATGATGATGTACTTGTTGCTGATGATGGCCGTGTTGCTGGTGGTGACCATGTTGCTGGTGACCGTGATGTTGGTGGTGACCGTGATGTTGGTGGTGACCGTGATGGACGTGATGACCGTGATGGACGTGATGACCGTGATGGACGTGATGACCGTGATGGACGTGATGACCATGAATCATTTGTGGACCTACTCCTCCTACTAGAATAGGAGCAACACCACCAAATCCTGGTTGCGGACCAACTGATGCAGGGAAGCCAGATTGTGCCCCGCCTACAAATGTTGGAAATGTAGTTGGTGCCCCTACAGGAACTCCACCTTGCGCTCCTCCTACAAATGCCGGAAATGTAGTTGGCGCTCCTACAGGAACTCCACCTTGCGCTCCTCCTACAAATGCCGGAAATGTAGTTGGTACTCCTATAGGAACTCCACCCTGCGCTCCTCCCACGAATGTTGGCATTCCGGTTTGCGCTCCAGCTACAGATGTAGGAACTCCTTCTGATGATCCGCCCATCCATGTTGGGTTCCCGCCATATCCTTGTTGTCCAGCTCCTCCCATTAGCATTTGTGCATAGCCATCCTGACCTATCATAAAGCCGTGCGATGCGTTATTATCCATCCCTTTCATTTCTTTCACCTCTTTCTCTCAATTTAACCTGCCTTTGTTATCATATTTCTCATACAAGAATAGGTGTTTGTCTATAAGGGAATTCCACTCATTTTTCAGTTGTCTAAAAAAAAGAGCAGCCCTCTCATAAGGACTGCTCTTTCCTATTAATTTGCAACGATATTAACAAGTTTTCCAGGAACAACAATTACTTTACGAACTGTTTTCCCTTCAATTTGTTCTTTCACTACTTCGATAGCAAGTTGTTCCATTTCTTCTTTTGATGCGTCTTTTTTCGTTTTCAGTTTCGCACGAACTTTACCCATAACTTGAACAACGATTTCAACTTCATCTTCTACAAGTTTAGACTCATCAAATGTTGGCCAGCTTGCATATGTGATTGTTTCACTGTGTCCAAGCTTGCTCCAAAGTTCTTCCGCAGCGTGCGGTGCAACTGGTGCAATCATTTTCACGAAACCTTCTACATATTCTTTCGGAAGTACTTCTGTTTTATATGCATCGTTAATGAACATCATCATTTGAGAAATTGCAGTGTTAAAGCGAAGCTCTGCATAGTCTTCTGTAACTTTCTTCACTGTTTGATGGTATGCTTTCTCAAGTTCTTGATTAGAGGCATCTGTGATTTTCTCACTTAGTTCACCATTATCTTGAACAAATAGACGCCATACACGATCTAAGAAACGACGAGCTCCGTCAAGACCATTTTCAGACCAAGCAATTGAAGCATCTAATGGTCCCATGAACATTTCGTAAAGACGAAGTGTATCTGCACCATGGCTTGCTACGATATCATCAGGGTTTACAACATTCCCTTTTGATTTACTCATTTTCTCGTTATTTTCACCTAGAATCATACCTTGGTTAAATAATTGTTGGAATGGCTCTTTCGTTGGAACCACACCGATATCATATAATACTTTATGCCAGAAACGAGCATATAGTAAGTGAAGTACAGCGTGCTCTGCACCGCCGATATAAATATCAACTGGAAGCCATTGTTTTACTTTTTCAGGATCTACAAGTGCTTCGCTGTTGTTTGGGTCGATGTAACGTAGGTAGTACCAGCAGCTACCAGCCCATTGCGGCATTGTATTTGTTTCACGACGACCTTTTTTACCAGTCTCAGGATCGACAACATTTACCCACTCTTCGATGTTTGCAAGTGGTGATTCACCTGTACCAGATGGACGAATGTTTTCTGTTTTTGGAAGAACTAATGGTAATTCTTCTTCTTTCACAGCTGTCATTGTGCCATCTTCCCAATGGATAACTGGAATTGGCTCACCCCAGTAACGTTGACGACTGAATAACCAGTCACGAAGACGGTATGTTACTTTTTGATTTCCTGCACTTGTTACTTCAAGCCATTCAATCATTTTTGCAATTGCTTCTTCTTTATTTAGACCATCAAGAAATGCTGAGTTTACGTGTGGACCATCACCTGTATATACTTCTTTCGTGATGTCTCCGCCTTTTACAACTTCTTTCATTGGAAGGCTAAATACTTGTGCAAACTCATAATCACGCTCATCGTGGGCTGGAACTGCCATTACAGCACCTGTTCCGTAAGTTGCAAGTACATAGTCAGCAATCCATATTGGTAATTTCTCACCGTTTACTGGGTTAATTGCATAAGCACCAGTAAATACGCCTGTTTTTTCTTTCGCAAGTTCTGTACGCTCTAAATCACTTTTCGCTTTTACAGAATCAATGTACGCTTCTACTGCTTCTTTTTGATCCGCAGTTGTAATTTCCGCAACA
This sequence is a window from Bacillus pseudomycoides DSM 12442. Protein-coding genes within it:
- the leuS gene encoding leucine--tRNA ligase → MSFNHQEIEKKWQAYWEENKTFRTPDETEKPKFYALDMFPYPSGAGLHVGHPEGYTATDILSRMKRMQGYNVLHPMGWDAFGLPAEQYALDTGNSPAEFTEKNINTFRNQIKALGFSYDWDREVNTTDPNYYKWTQWIFLQLFEKGLAYVDEIPVNWCPALGTVLANEEVIDGKSERGGHPVERRPMKQWMLKITAYADRLLEDLDDLDWPESLKDMQRNWIGRSEGAEVHFNIDGTDEKFTVFTTRPDTLFGATYCVLAPEHALVAEITTADQKEAVEAYIDSVKAKSDLERTELAKEKTGVFTGAYAINPVNGEKLPIWIADYVLATYGTGAVMAVPAHDERDYEFAQVFSLPMKEVVKGGDITKEVYTGDGPHVNSAFLDGLNKEEAIAKMIEWLEVTSAGNQKVTYRLRDWLFSRQRYWGEPIPVIHWEDGTMTAVKEEELPLVLPKTENIRPSGTGESPLANIEEWVNVVDPETGKKGRRETNTMPQWAGSCWYYLRYIDPNNSEALVDPEKVKQWLPVDIYIGGAEHAVLHLLYARFWHKVLYDIGVVPTKEPFQQLFNQGMILGENNEKMSKSKGNVVNPDDIVASHGADTLRLYEMFMGPLDASIAWSENGLDGARRFLDRVWRLFVQDNGELSEKITDASNQELEKAYHQTVKKVTEDYAELRFNTAISQMMMFINDAYKTEVLPKEYVEGFVKMIAPVAPHAAEELWSKLGHSETITYASWPTFDESKLVEDEVEIVVQVMGKVRAKLKTKKDASKEEMEQLAIEVVKEQIEGKTVRKVIVVPGKLVNIVAN
- a CDS encoding haloacid dehalogenase; amino-acid sequence: MANEKGLDKGYELVAKMHEVFGHPVTDVPTKLTEERAKIRASFMQEELEEFLEANTVEDQYDALIDLIYFAFGTFAEMGVRPDKGFEIVNNANMAKLFPDGKPRFREGDGKILKPEGWQAPEPQLRAEIERQRQEALAKAGK
- a CDS encoding protein VrrB, whose amino-acid sequence is MKGMDNNASHGFMIGQDGYAQMLMGGAGQQGYGGNPTWMGGSSEGVPTSVAGAQTGMPTFVGGAQGGVPIGVPTTFPAFVGGAQGGVPVGAPTTFPAFVGGAQGGVPVGAPTTFPTFVGGAQSGFPASVGPQPGFGGVAPILVGGVGPQMIHGHHVHHGHHVHHGHHVHHGHHVHHGHHQHHGHHQHHGHQQHGHHQQHGHHQQQVHHHGHHQIHPQAVLYQTQHHGQHQHHGQHQHHGQHQHHGQHQHHGQHQHHGQHQHHG
- a CDS encoding Ger(x)C family spore germination protein codes for the protein MEKIKKKLILLSCICLFIITGCLQKNIVDDVQLIQGVVFDTAKNNKIKVTSVCPVQRKGNKVQVFEGIANAVKQVKADTSLESSQPFASGQMRVALFTTRIAKKGLSTSFDTLIRDVSIGNSVYVGLLEGNGPELLKGKYTTSSNVAIYIKKMLEHNMQTGPVPTDNLHLGAFRYYREGQDSYMPILKKSKDKIKITGIGLLKKDKYVGKIDRQDMFVFKGLLEKHRLDSHEFKSNNGYVMINNIRSKPTYTVNIKAGKPSFLIKVKIDARILELSKQVNLENKQNTKKISQEVEKSLNTEATKLIKKFKSLNVDPLGLGAKFRQHYRPFKLAEWKKMYKDVPITVKYEVDITNSGVIE